CGTCACGCGATGCCGGTGGCAGCGCCAGGTGCCGCTTGGCGACCGGGCGGATCGCCAGCAGGCCGACACCGCCGGCGACGGCGAAGGTGAGGAGCTGGATGGGGACCGGGGCGCCGAGGCCGGCAGTGATCGAGGCGACGAGAGCGGCGCCCGCCAGCAGGCCGAGCGCCAGCGTCAGCGTGAAGAACTCCGCCACGCCGAGGACTACAGCAAGGATCAACCAGAGCAACCACAACATGAGACCACCACATCCGCC
Above is a genomic segment from Actinomycetota bacterium containing:
- a CDS encoding NfeD family protein; translated protein: MLWLLWLILAVVLGVAEFFTLTLALGLLAGAALVASITAGLGAPVPIQLLTFAVAGGVGLLAIRPVAKRHLALPPASRDGSDALIGRTALVTREVSATSGLVHLAGEDWSARPYDEDLVIPPGVRVDVLQIEGATALVHPREPLPEPRPTEV